The following coding sequences lie in one Eubacterium ventriosum genomic window:
- a CDS encoding spore coat protein, whose product MNEVYTEKEILGDALNSEKNATTLYNLGANECVHDNLRETMLDLLAKEHDIQVDVFNQMHTMGYYPTPAAEAKKVQEAKTKFECGFKAV is encoded by the coding sequence ATGAATGAAGTATATACAGAAAAAGAAATTTTAGGCGACGCTCTTAATTCAGAAAAGAACGCGACTACACTTTATAACCTTGGAGCTAACGAATGTGTTCACGATAATCTTCGCGAAACAATGTTAGACTTACTTGCCAAGGAACATGATATCCAGGTTGATGTTTTTAATCAGATGCATACAATGGGCTACTATCCTACACCTGCCGCTGAAGCAAAAAAAGTGCAGGAGGCAAAAACAAAATTTGAATGTGGATTTAAGGCTGTGTAA
- a CDS encoding endonuclease/exonuclease/phosphatase family protein: MNKVVKRILKIVGIAIAVIVVVLIGYIIYLYASYHRIEDNKKLKVESRIEQSKAGEKLSTGKEYSALTYNIGFGAYTPDFSFFMDGGKSSWAKSKKSVISTVNGAGELVKSYNPDFALIEEVDLNSTRSYHVNEYSLLKNVMKDYDCVFAQNYDSAFLFYPFTQPHGSSKSGLALFSKYSITDSLRRSFPVSTSFSKFFDLDRCYSISRVPVDNGKELVIFELHMSAYGNSDEIREGQINMLVSDLEKEYKAGNYVLCGGDFNHDLKASEDDSENRESWAYPFPRKKLPSNFSFCIDQLSDEEKDNLWNSARNADMEYKPGVTYTVTLDGFIISDNIECVKYDNINTGYTYSDHDPVYVKFKLK; encoded by the coding sequence ATGAATAAAGTAGTGAAGAGAATTTTAAAGATAGTTGGCATTGCCATAGCAGTAATTGTGGTTGTATTAATTGGATATATTATTTACTTATATGCAAGTTATCATCGCATTGAAGACAATAAGAAATTAAAGGTTGAAAGCCGTATTGAGCAGTCTAAAGCTGGCGAAAAACTTTCTACAGGAAAGGAATATTCAGCACTTACTTATAATATTGGTTTTGGTGCGTACACACCGGATTTCAGTTTCTTTATGGATGGCGGTAAGTCATCATGGGCAAAGAGCAAGAAAAGTGTTATCTCAACTGTTAACGGTGCAGGTGAGCTGGTTAAGTCATATAATCCTGATTTTGCCTTAATCGAGGAAGTGGATTTAAACTCTACCAGAAGTTATCATGTAAATGAGTATTCATTATTAAAAAATGTTATGAAAGATTATGATTGTGTGTTTGCACAAAATTATGATTCAGCATTTTTGTTTTATCCGTTTACCCAGCCTCACGGAAGCAGTAAGTCAGGACTTGCGTTGTTTTCAAAATATAGCATTACGGATTCTTTAAGAAGAAGTTTTCCGGTTTCAACATCTTTTAGCAAGTTTTTTGATTTGGACAGATGCTATAGTATTTCAAGGGTTCCTGTAGACAATGGAAAGGAATTAGTTATTTTTGAACTTCATATGTCTGCTTACGGAAACAGTGATGAAATACGTGAGGGACAGATTAATATGTTGGTTTCTGATTTGGAAAAAGAGTACAAGGCAGGTAATTATGTTTTGTGCGGTGGGGATTTTAACCACGATTTGAAAGCTTCTGAAGATGATTCAGAAAACAGGGAATCATGGGCTTATCCTTTTCCAAGAAAGAAACTTCCAAGTAATTTTTCTTTCTGCATAGATCAGTTATCTGATGAGGAAAAAGACAATCTTTGGAATAGTGCAAGAAATGCAGATATGGAGTATAAACCGGGAGTAACTTATACAGTTACGCTGGATGGTTTTATTATTTCCGACAATATAGAATGTGTAAAATATGATAATATTAACACAGGCTATACTTATTCAGACCATGATCCGGTTTATGTAAAGTTTAAATTGAAATAA
- a CDS encoding holin yields MCKNTKIWMKAAIMRAIRTIAQTFVATVGTAAVMSEVNWKIVISATVLAGFLSIATSLTGLPECEEKEKS; encoded by the coding sequence ATGTGTAAAAATACAAAAATATGGATGAAAGCGGCAATAATGCGAGCAATCAGAACCATAGCCCAGACCTTTGTTGCAACAGTGGGAACAGCAGCAGTTATGTCAGAAGTAAACTGGAAAATTGTAATTTCAGCTACAGTTTTGGCAGGATTTTTGAGCATAGCTACAAGTTTAACAGGATTGCCTGAATGCGAAGAAAAAGAAAAATCTTAA
- a CDS encoding Ig-like domain-containing protein — MRNKIKQIIAVFFVMVATAVVWNAPVWAGTATQAELTGTQEDIELNKEVTINWEKNGSTVDYYFTPTENKRYLFVLTDNDDKLPGLYQGDDKLSWFSYYSTVDGKMYLQTPVLEAGTKYDIYFTSREGETEIQFGFYDDIWHGAEEIDNAATGIMKKGYIEDGKNYSRAKIYKITVPEDGAYEYRVSGLNPTGIADDDYDFDVDIYDEDGNWNSNQDSVPNWGGSSDACAFANLEAGKTYYLVLANYSVDNAYEYTLSRTNLGIELNSEKTLNWNEIGDYFYYHFIPEKTQSYLFTVSDNGDRVPQIGRTDETWKNMMYDVDGKIRLVTPVLEAGKEYTLYVPIAAGENSVRVGFYDNIWEDVNTLETPCSGTIGKGTKRFDGKAWYPSNRLYKVTVPTTTNYVYKVTGFNKEKEYSALLRFLNEDLSEVEGQREINDIKLTGSIYTTVKLEAGKTYYLRFSNYTLDSGVDYKIVINNLNIENAKNLGESAEGKLSASSDTTYKFVATEDKVYNFTDTKVSEDVKEFSIYDNDLNNISTNSIKKSKVTYNENNEPKVDYVTYKIYLKKGTYYINLNNTSDKETEYNIKVENEELVDIDSINLDSNYIEIEEGVKKAVKYTINPDNATFTSVDWKVSDTSIVSLGYVGNVMNIEALKEGECDITVTAKNGKKAVCHIVVKKAGDHKYDSTIEKASTSKDGKIIDKCSRCGDVKVAQIISHPTNVVLNNSNFVYDGKVKTPTVTVTSADGKTVDSANYDISYANGRKDAGTYDVKVTFKGNYTGSLTTKFTIAKANQSLKIKSPKKKMKVGAKAKIKIKANKGHGKVTYKVSNKKIAKIKKGKLVALKKGKVKLTVTLKATKNYNQKKVTITIKVK; from the coding sequence ATGAGAAACAAAATCAAACAGATTATAGCTGTGTTTTTTGTTATGGTAGCAACGGCAGTTGTATGGAATGCACCTGTTTGGGCAGGCACAGCAACACAGGCGGAATTAACCGGCACACAGGAAGACATTGAACTTAACAAAGAAGTTACAATTAATTGGGAAAAGAATGGTAGTACAGTTGACTATTACTTTACACCAACAGAAAACAAGAGATATTTATTTGTGTTAACAGATAATGATGACAAATTACCAGGTTTATATCAGGGAGATGACAAGTTAAGTTGGTTTAGTTATTATTCAACAGTAGATGGAAAGATGTATCTTCAGACACCTGTGTTAGAAGCAGGAACAAAATATGATATTTATTTTACATCACGTGAAGGTGAAACAGAAATTCAGTTTGGCTTTTACGATGATATCTGGCATGGAGCAGAAGAAATTGACAATGCTGCAACAGGCATAATGAAAAAAGGATATATTGAAGATGGAAAAAATTATTCACGCGCTAAAATTTATAAAATAACAGTTCCGGAAGATGGAGCATACGAATACAGAGTATCAGGATTAAACCCTACAGGTATTGCAGATGACGACTATGATTTTGATGTGGATATTTATGATGAAGATGGAAATTGGAATAGTAATCAGGACAGTGTACCTAACTGGGGTGGCAGTAGTGATGCATGTGCATTTGCCAACTTAGAAGCAGGAAAAACTTATTATCTTGTTTTGGCAAACTATTCAGTTGACAATGCATATGAGTATACATTATCGAGAACAAATTTAGGCATAGAATTAAATAGTGAAAAAACGTTAAATTGGAATGAAATAGGAGATTATTTCTATTATCATTTTATACCTGAAAAAACACAGTCATATCTTTTTACAGTTTCTGACAATGGTGATAGAGTTCCACAAATTGGAAGAACTGATGAAACATGGAAGAATATGATGTATGATGTAGATGGCAAAATTAGATTGGTAACACCAGTATTAGAAGCAGGAAAGGAATATACACTTTATGTGCCTATTGCAGCAGGTGAAAATAGCGTACGGGTTGGTTTCTATGATAATATATGGGAAGATGTAAATACTCTTGAAACACCTTGTTCAGGTACAATAGGAAAAGGAACGAAAAGATTTGATGGAAAAGCTTGGTATCCAAGTAACAGACTTTACAAAGTAACAGTTCCAACAACTACAAATTATGTATATAAGGTAACTGGTTTCAATAAAGAAAAAGAATATAGTGCTTTACTAAGATTTTTAAATGAAGACCTTTCAGAAGTTGAAGGACAAAGAGAAATAAATGACATTAAGCTTACCGGTTCAATTTATACAACAGTAAAATTAGAAGCAGGAAAGACATACTATTTGCGATTTTCAAATTACACGCTAGATAGTGGAGTTGATTACAAAATAGTTATTAATAATCTTAATATTGAGAACGCAAAAAATTTAGGTGAAAGCGCAGAAGGAAAGTTAAGTGCTTCAAGTGATACAACATACAAATTTGTTGCCACAGAAGATAAGGTATATAACTTCACAGATACAAAAGTATCAGAAGATGTAAAAGAATTTTCAATATATGATAATGATTTAAATAATATATCTACTAATAGTATTAAAAAATCAAAAGTAACATACAATGAAAATAATGAACCTAAAGTAGATTATGTTACTTACAAGATTTATCTTAAAAAAGGAACATATTACATTAATCTTAATAACACTTCTGATAAAGAAACAGAATATAATATTAAAGTAGAAAATGAGGAACTCGTTGATATAGACAGCATTAATTTAGATTCTAATTACATTGAAATTGAAGAAGGCGTAAAGAAAGCTGTTAAGTACACTATAAATCCTGATAATGCTACATTTACAAGTGTTGATTGGAAAGTTTCAGACACTAGCATTGTATCACTTGGATATGTAGGTAATGTTATGAATATTGAAGCTTTAAAAGAAGGCGAATGTGATATTACAGTAACAGCTAAAAATGGCAAAAAAGCAGTTTGTCATATTGTTGTAAAAAAAGCCGGGGACCATAAGTATGACAGCACAATTGAAAAAGCTAGCACATCTAAGGATGGAAAGATAATTGATAAATGTAGCCGTTGTGGAGATGTAAAAGTTGCACAGATTATTTCACATCCAACAAATGTAGTTTTAAATAATAGCAATTTTGTTTATGATGGCAAGGTTAAGACACCAACAGTTACAGTTACAAGTGCAGATGGCAAAACAGTTGATTCTGCTAATTATGATATTTCATATGCTAATGGCAGAAAAGATGCAGGAACATATGATGTGAAAGTTACTTTTAAGGGCAACTACACAGGAAGTTTAACAACTAAGTTTACAATAGCAAAGGCTAACCAGAGTTTAAAAATTAAATCACCTAAGAAGAAAATGAAGGTTGGTGCAAAGGCTAAAATTAAAATAAAAGCTAACAAAGGTCATGGAAAAGTTACATACAAAGTATCTAACAAGAAGATTGCAAAAATCAAGAAAGGTAAGTTAGTAGCCCTTAAAAAGGGAAAAGTAAAATTAACAGTAACTTTAAAGGCAACTAAGAACTATAATCAGAAGAAAGTTACAATAACAATAAAAGTTAAATAG